The Streptomyces sp. Alt3 genome has a segment encoding these proteins:
- the hisN gene encoding histidinol-phosphatase gives MPDYHDDLRLAHVLADAADAATMDRFKALDLKVETKPDMTPVSEADKHAEELIRGHLHRARPRDAILGEEYGIEGTGPRRWVVDPIDGTKNYVRGVPVWATLISLMEAGEDGFQPVVGVVSAPALNRRWWAAKGAGAFSGRSLTSATRLQVSKVERIADSSFAYASMTGWEEQGRLDGFMDLTRACWRTRGYGDFWPYMMVAEGSVDICAEPELSLWDMAATAIVVQEAGGRFTSLDGVSGPGGGNAAASNGLLHDELLGYLNQRY, from the coding sequence ATGCCCGACTACCACGATGATCTGCGCCTGGCCCACGTACTGGCGGACGCCGCCGACGCGGCGACGATGGACCGGTTCAAGGCTCTGGACCTCAAGGTCGAGACCAAGCCGGACATGACCCCGGTGAGCGAGGCCGACAAACACGCGGAGGAGCTGATCCGTGGTCACCTGCACCGGGCGCGCCCGCGCGACGCGATCCTGGGCGAGGAGTACGGCATCGAGGGCACCGGCCCGCGGCGCTGGGTCGTCGACCCGATCGACGGAACCAAGAACTACGTACGCGGTGTCCCCGTCTGGGCGACGCTGATCTCGCTGATGGAGGCGGGCGAGGACGGCTTCCAGCCGGTGGTCGGTGTGGTGTCCGCCCCCGCGCTGAACCGTCGCTGGTGGGCGGCCAAGGGTGCCGGCGCGTTCTCCGGCCGCAGTCTGACGTCCGCGACGCGTCTGCAGGTGTCGAAGGTCGAGCGGATCGCGGACTCCTCGTTCGCCTACGCCTCGATGACCGGCTGGGAGGAGCAGGGCCGGCTCGACGGCTTCATGGATCTGACTCGGGCCTGCTGGCGCACCCGCGGATACGGCGACTTCTGGCCGTACATGATGGTCGCCGAGGGCTCGGTGGACATCTGCGCGGAGCCGGAGCTCTCCCTGTGGGACATGGCGGCGACCGCGATCGTCGTCCAGGAGGCCGGCGGGCGGTTCACCAGCCTGGACGGGGTGTCCGGCCCGGGCGGCGGCAACGCGGCGGCGTCCAACGGACTGCTGCACGACGAACTGCTGGGCTATCTCAACCAGCGCTACTAG
- a CDS encoding CBS domain-containing protein: MLVRDAMSTLVLTIGPAHTLRQAARLMSARRIGAAVVHDPDTCGLGILTERDILDAVGAGLDPDAETASTHTTTDVVFASPDWTLEEAAAAMTHGGFRHLIVLDGDGPVGVVSVRDIIRCWAPARRQAAGMAL; the protein is encoded by the coding sequence ATGCTCGTCCGCGACGCCATGAGCACCCTGGTCCTCACCATCGGCCCGGCCCACACGCTCCGCCAGGCGGCCCGGCTGATGTCGGCCCGGCGCATCGGAGCGGCCGTCGTCCACGACCCGGACACCTGCGGCCTCGGCATCCTCACCGAGCGCGACATCCTCGACGCGGTGGGGGCGGGGCTTGATCCCGATGCCGAGACCGCGTCCACCCACACCACCACGGACGTGGTCTTCGCCTCTCCGGACTGGACCCTGGAGGAAGCGGCGGCAGCCATGACGCACGGCGGTTTCCGTCATCTGATCGTGCTGGACGGCGACGGCCCGGTCGGCGTCGTGTCCGTGCGCGACATCATCAGGTGCTGGGCACCGGCCAGGAGGCAGGCGGCGGGCATGGCCCTGTGA
- a CDS encoding catalase: MTQEARVTQGPLTTEAGAPVADNQNSETAGPGGPVLVQDQALLEKLAHFNRERIPERVVHARGAGAYGTFTLTRDVSRWTRAKFLSEVGKETETFLRFSTVAGNLGSADAARDPRGWALKFYTEEGNYDLVGNNTPVFFIRDAIKFPDFIHTQKRDPYTGSQEADNVWDFWGLSPESTHQVTWLFGDRGIPASYRHMNGYGSHTFQWNNEAGEVFWVKYHFKTDQGIKNLTTEEAVRLSGVDPDSHQRDLRESIERGEFPSWTVQVQIMPAAEAAEYRFNPFDLTKVWPHEDYPPVEIGRLELNRNPENVFAEVEQSIFSPAHFVPGVGPSPDKMLQGRLFAYGDAHRYRVGINADHLPVNRPHATEARTNSRDGHLYDGRHKGAKNYEPNSFGGPVQTDRPLWEPLPVTGGTGNHEAPLHAEDDDFVQAGNLYRLLSEDEKARLIDNLAGFISKVSRDDIAERAVGNFRQADGDFGKRLEAAVQALRGR, encoded by the coding sequence ATGACGCAGGAGGCGCGCGTGACTCAGGGACCGCTCACCACGGAGGCCGGCGCTCCGGTCGCCGACAACCAGAACAGCGAGACCGCCGGCCCCGGTGGGCCGGTTCTCGTCCAGGACCAGGCGCTTCTCGAGAAGCTCGCCCACTTCAACCGCGAGCGCATCCCGGAGCGTGTCGTCCACGCCCGTGGTGCCGGCGCCTACGGCACCTTCACGCTGACCCGGGACGTGTCGCGGTGGACGCGGGCGAAGTTCCTCTCGGAGGTCGGCAAGGAGACCGAGACCTTCCTGCGCTTCTCCACCGTCGCGGGCAACCTCGGCTCCGCCGACGCGGCCAGGGACCCCCGTGGCTGGGCGCTGAAGTTCTACACCGAAGAGGGCAACTACGACCTCGTCGGCAACAACACCCCGGTGTTCTTCATCAGGGACGCCATCAAGTTCCCCGACTTCATCCACACCCAGAAGCGCGACCCGTACACCGGCTCGCAGGAGGCGGACAACGTCTGGGACTTCTGGGGACTCTCCCCCGAGTCCACGCACCAGGTGACCTGGCTCTTCGGTGACCGCGGAATCCCGGCGTCCTACCGCCACATGAACGGGTACGGCTCGCACACCTTCCAGTGGAACAACGAGGCCGGCGAGGTCTTCTGGGTCAAGTACCACTTCAAGACCGACCAGGGCATCAAGAACCTCACCACCGAGGAGGCCGTCCGCCTCTCGGGTGTCGACCCCGACAGCCACCAGCGCGACCTGCGCGAGTCCATCGAGCGGGGCGAGTTCCCCAGCTGGACCGTGCAGGTGCAGATCATGCCGGCGGCCGAGGCCGCGGAGTACCGCTTCAACCCGTTCGACCTCACGAAGGTGTGGCCGCACGAGGACTACCCGCCGGTCGAGATCGGCAGGCTGGAGCTCAACCGCAACCCGGAGAACGTCTTCGCGGAGGTCGAGCAGTCGATCTTCAGCCCGGCGCACTTCGTCCCCGGTGTCGGCCCGTCCCCGGACAAGATGCTCCAGGGCCGCCTCTTCGCGTACGGCGACGCCCACCGCTACCGCGTCGGCATCAATGCCGACCACCTGCCGGTGAACCGTCCGCACGCCACCGAGGCGCGTACCAACAGCCGTGACGGCCATCTGTACGACGGCCGTCACAAGGGTGCCAAGAACTACGAGCCGAACAGCTTCGGTGGCCCGGTCCAGACGGACCGGCCGCTCTGGGAGCCCCTCCCCGTCACCGGCGGCACGGGCAACCACGAGGCGCCGCTGCACGCCGAGGACGACGACTTCGTGCAGGCCGGCAATCTCTACCGGCTGCTGTCCGAGGACGAGAAGGCCAGGCTGATCGACAACCTCGCCGGGTTCATCTCCAAGGTCTCGCGCGACGACATCGCCGAGCGTGCGGTCGGCAACTTCCGTCAGGCCGACGGAGACTTCGGCAAGCGGCTGGAGGCCGCGGTCCAGGCCCTTCGCGGCCGGTAG
- a CDS encoding Fur family transcriptional regulator, whose product MSDLLERLRGRGWRMTAQRRVVAEVLEGDHVHLTADEVHARAVERLPEISRATVYNTLGEMVSLGEVIEVSTDRRAKRYDPNAHRPHHHLVCGRCGAIRDVHPAGNPMADLPDDERFGFTVSDVEVTYRGICPNCAATA is encoded by the coding sequence ATGAGCGACCTCCTGGAACGACTTCGTGGACGCGGCTGGCGCATGACGGCACAGCGGCGCGTGGTGGCCGAGGTTCTCGAGGGGGACCATGTGCACCTGACGGCGGACGAGGTCCACGCGCGGGCCGTCGAACGGCTCCCCGAGATCTCCCGCGCCACCGTGTACAACACGCTGGGCGAGATGGTGTCCCTCGGGGAGGTCATCGAGGTCTCCACGGACCGCCGGGCGAAGCGGTACGACCCGAACGCCCACCGCCCGCATCACCACCTGGTGTGCGGGCGCTGCGGGGCGATCCGGGACGTGCACCCGGCGGGCAACCCGATGGCCGACCTGCCGGACGACGAGCGCTTCGGCTTCACCGTCTCGGACGTCGAGGTGACCTATCGCGGGATCTGCCCCAACTGTGCCGCCACGGCCTGA
- a CDS encoding tetratricopeptide repeat protein yields the protein MVFMGDRATLLETGRFVQRSGRMAENVADAAFVAALAGTADITDGAHEAAVLAVRTADTTGAVVVADRTRTEGAGRAGSGAADGTDTTDTADHADETEARHRRAAEAGDTASMSVLGALLLRRGDLDGAETYLRAATAEGDRAAANNLGVLLHQRGYADEAAGWWRIAAVAGSAAAAHALGRHFRERGDEPGAEYWLRQSAEQGHALGAYALADLLEHRGDAGAERWLRAAAEQGHREAAYRLARTIERNAVGDAHDAFGLGRVVVEGRRVLDAGAPVKRDSPVAGPEAGRVGEAEQWYRQSAARGHRRAALHLGAILEQRGELKEAGRWYLTAAKDGEPRAACALGFLLRDAGDEESAAVWWLRAAQDGDGNAANALGALHAARGEQQTAERWYRAAMDAGDVNGAYNLGLLCAAQDRIPQAEQWYRRAAYAGHREAANALAVLLLQAGDATGAEPWFSKAAEAGSVDAAFNLGILHAGRDEDRAALGWYQRAAAAGHTDAALQVGMALLRDGDEREAERHLRCAAGGGSAEAAFRLAGVLDLRQPAPGPPALGEAMPEKTECEEWYERAAEQGHRRAQVRAGMLAAARGDMVSAARWYREAAESGSRNGAFNLGLLLAREGSEREAALWWSRAANDGHGRAALRLALLAARRGELTEGQRWCARAVELGPAEVSERAARLLEALHQELTA from the coding sequence ATTTGTCGCCGCCCTGGCCGGGACCGCTGACATCACCGACGGCGCCCATGAGGCCGCCGTCCTCGCCGTGCGGACCGCTGACACGACCGGTGCCGTCGTCGTCGCCGACAGGACGCGCACCGAGGGCGCCGGGCGAGCCGGGAGCGGCGCCGCCGACGGCACGGACACCACCGACACCGCGGACCACGCCGACGAGACCGAGGCGCGGCACCGGCGGGCCGCCGAGGCCGGTGACACGGCCTCGATGAGCGTGCTGGGTGCTCTCCTGCTGCGCCGCGGAGACCTGGACGGTGCGGAGACCTACCTGCGTGCGGCCACCGCCGAGGGTGACCGGGCCGCGGCCAACAACCTCGGAGTGCTCCTCCACCAGAGGGGCTACGCGGACGAGGCGGCAGGCTGGTGGCGTATCGCGGCCGTCGCCGGCTCCGCCGCGGCCGCTCATGCCCTCGGGCGCCACTTCCGGGAGCGCGGCGACGAGCCCGGTGCCGAGTACTGGCTGCGCCAGTCCGCCGAGCAGGGCCACGCGCTGGGCGCGTACGCGCTGGCCGATCTGCTGGAGCACCGTGGTGACGCCGGTGCCGAGCGCTGGCTGCGCGCCGCCGCCGAACAGGGGCACCGGGAAGCCGCGTACCGCCTGGCGCGGACGATCGAGCGCAACGCGGTCGGCGACGCGCACGACGCCTTCGGCCTGGGCCGCGTCGTGGTCGAGGGCCGCCGGGTGCTGGACGCGGGTGCCCCGGTGAAGCGGGACAGCCCGGTCGCCGGCCCCGAGGCGGGCCGGGTCGGCGAGGCCGAGCAGTGGTACCGCCAGTCCGCCGCGCGAGGTCACCGTCGTGCGGCCCTGCACCTCGGCGCCATTCTGGAACAGCGCGGCGAGCTGAAGGAGGCCGGCCGCTGGTACCTCACCGCCGCCAAGGACGGTGAGCCCCGGGCGGCCTGTGCCCTCGGGTTTCTGCTGCGCGACGCGGGCGACGAGGAGAGCGCCGCCGTGTGGTGGCTGCGCGCGGCCCAGGACGGCGACGGCAACGCCGCCAACGCCCTGGGCGCACTGCACGCGGCCAGGGGTGAGCAGCAGACCGCCGAGCGCTGGTACCGCGCCGCGATGGATGCCGGTGACGTCAACGGCGCGTACAACCTCGGCCTGCTGTGCGCCGCCCAGGACCGGATCCCGCAGGCCGAGCAGTGGTACCGCCGGGCGGCCTACGCCGGACACCGTGAGGCGGCGAACGCGCTGGCCGTGCTGCTTCTCCAGGCCGGTGACGCGACCGGGGCCGAGCCTTGGTTCTCCAAGGCGGCGGAGGCGGGCAGTGTGGACGCGGCCTTCAATCTCGGCATCCTGCACGCCGGACGGGACGAGGACCGCGCGGCGCTCGGCTGGTACCAGCGGGCCGCGGCGGCCGGGCACACCGATGCCGCGCTCCAGGTCGGCATGGCCCTGCTGCGGGACGGCGACGAGCGCGAGGCCGAGCGTCATCTGCGCTGCGCCGCCGGCGGAGGCAGCGCCGAGGCGGCCTTCCGGCTGGCAGGCGTCCTGGATCTCCGGCAGCCGGCACCCGGCCCTCCCGCGCTGGGTGAGGCGATGCCGGAGAAGACCGAGTGCGAGGAGTGGTACGAGAGGGCGGCGGAACAGGGGCACCGCCGGGCCCAGGTCAGGGCCGGGATGCTCGCGGCGGCACGCGGGGACATGGTGAGCGCCGCGCGCTGGTACCGCGAGGCCGCCGAGTCCGGCAGCCGCAACGGGGCCTTCAACCTCGGTCTGCTGCTGGCACGTGAGGGCAGTGAGCGCGAGGCGGCCCTGTGGTGGAGCCGCGCCGCCAACGACGGCCACGGCCGGGCGGCCCTGCGGCTCGCGCTGCTCGCCGCCCGACGGGGTGAGCTCACCGAGGGGCAGCGCTGGTGCGCCCGGGCGGTCGAGCTTGGCCCTGCCGAGGTGAGCGAGCGCGCCGCGCGGCTGCTGGAGGCACTGCACCAGGAACTCACCGCATGA